A window of the Acidobacteriota bacterium genome harbors these coding sequences:
- a CDS encoding MBL fold metallo-hydrolase, which translates to MRVTFLGSGTSTGVPVVGCSCSVCRSTDSRNVRLRQSALVELDGKVILIDTTPDLRTQLLRFPVDWIDCILFTHAHADHIMGLDDVRPFNFFHRKPIVAFANHWTAAGIRRAFSYIWADTQPGGGKPQIDLRVVEAAFDHEGISVTPIPVTHGRWEIFGYRIGDFAYITDTDGIPEASRALLEGLEVLALDGLRPGPPHPTHFTIPQAIDVALEIGAKQTWLMHLSHDVDHGVVESTLPETLRLAYDGLVLEIA; encoded by the coding sequence ATGCGAGTCACTTTTCTGGGTAGTGGTACGTCAACCGGGGTTCCCGTGGTGGGCTGTTCGTGTTCCGTCTGCAGATCGACCGATTCCCGCAACGTCCGGCTCCGGCAGAGCGCCCTGGTGGAGCTCGATGGCAAGGTCATCCTGATCGACACGACTCCCGATCTCCGCACTCAGCTTCTCCGCTTCCCGGTCGACTGGATCGACTGCATCCTTTTCACCCACGCTCACGCGGATCACATCATGGGGCTCGACGATGTACGCCCATTCAATTTCTTTCACCGCAAGCCGATCGTCGCATTCGCGAACCACTGGACGGCTGCGGGGATTCGCCGCGCGTTCTCGTACATCTGGGCGGACACGCAGCCCGGAGGGGGGAAGCCCCAAATCGACCTGAGAGTCGTCGAAGCTGCGTTCGACCATGAAGGAATCAGCGTGACACCGATTCCGGTGACTCACGGACGGTGGGAGATATTCGGATACCGGATCGGGGATTTTGCCTACATCACCGACACCGACGGCATTCCCGAAGCCTCGCGCGCGCTGCTCGAGGGACTCGAGGTTCTCGCCCTTGACGGATTGCGACCTGGCCCACCGCATCCGACGCACTTCACGATTCCTCAGGCAATCGACGTAGCGCTGGAGATCGGCGCGAAGCAGACGTGGCTCATGCATCTCAGTCACGACGTCGATCATGGCGTGGTGGAGTCGACTCTTCCCGAGACGCTGCGACTGGCATACGACGGACTCGTTCTGGAGATCGCGTGA